One genomic window of Indioceanicola profundi includes the following:
- a CDS encoding NAD(P)/FAD-dependent oxidoreductase, which translates to MRIAVIGAGISGLGAAWLLNRAGHEVAVYEQNRRAGGHANTVEAPGIGGRAVPVDAGFIVYNESTYPNLTALFDHLQVPTDRCSMSFAVSVDRGRLEYAGRNVAGMFAQKRNLLSPGYHLMLRDILRFYKVAPKLLADPDRADLTLGEFLVQQSYGHRFIYDHLLPMGAAIWSGTVADMLAFPAQSFVRFFHNHGLLKLKARPQWRTVRGGSREYVSRLLAELRGPVHTGRAISALIRGPGGVTVADAEGLSATYDHVVVATHADQALALLADATEEEKQVLGAFRSISNRAVLHRDPALMPVRPKAWSSWNYLANATRERAAKVSITYWMNALQNIDRRSPLFLTLNPIQEPRQELKLREFIYDQPMLDGPAIRAQARIGRIQGRDRIWFCGAYMGYGFHEDGLSAGLAVAEALGGHRRPWTLLDLSPAGRNARPDPREREVVG; encoded by the coding sequence ATGAGGATCGCCGTGATCGGCGCCGGAATCTCCGGCCTCGGCGCTGCCTGGCTGCTCAACCGTGCCGGGCATGAGGTCGCGGTCTATGAGCAGAACCGGCGTGCCGGCGGCCACGCCAATACGGTGGAGGCCCCAGGCATCGGCGGCCGTGCCGTTCCGGTGGATGCCGGCTTCATCGTCTACAACGAATCCACCTACCCCAACCTGACCGCCCTGTTCGACCATCTGCAGGTGCCGACCGACCGGTGCAGCATGTCCTTCGCCGTATCGGTGGACCGGGGGCGGCTGGAATATGCCGGGCGGAATGTGGCCGGCATGTTCGCGCAGAAGCGCAATCTGCTCTCCCCCGGCTATCACCTGATGCTGCGGGACATACTGCGTTTCTACAAGGTAGCGCCCAAGCTTCTGGCCGACCCCGACCGCGCCGACCTGACGCTGGGCGAGTTCCTGGTGCAGCAGAGCTACGGGCACCGCTTCATCTACGACCACCTGCTTCCCATGGGTGCGGCCATCTGGTCCGGCACGGTGGCGGACATGCTGGCCTTCCCGGCGCAGAGCTTCGTCCGCTTCTTCCACAATCACGGTCTTCTGAAGCTGAAGGCGCGGCCGCAATGGCGCACCGTGCGCGGCGGCAGCCGGGAATATGTCAGCCGCCTGCTGGCGGAACTGCGCGGCCCCGTCCACACCGGCCGCGCCATCAGCGCCCTGATCCGCGGTCCCGGCGGAGTCACCGTGGCGGATGCCGAGGGCCTGTCCGCCACCTACGACCACGTCGTCGTCGCCACCCATGCCGATCAGGCGCTGGCCCTGCTGGCCGATGCGACGGAGGAGGAGAAGCAAGTGCTGGGCGCGTTCCGCTCCATCTCCAACCGGGCCGTGCTACACCGCGACCCGGCGCTGATGCCGGTGCGGCCGAAAGCGTGGTCGAGCTGGAACTACCTCGCCAACGCCACGCGGGAGCGGGCGGCCAAGGTCTCCATCACCTACTGGATGAACGCGCTCCAGAACATCGACCGCCGCAGTCCCCTGTTTCTGACCCTGAACCCGATCCAGGAACCGCGGCAGGAGCTGAAGCTCCGGGAGTTCATCTACGACCAGCCCATGCTGGACGGCCCCGCCATCCGCGCCCAGGCCCGCATCGGCCGCATCCAGGGCCGTGACCGTATCTGGTTCTGCGGCGCCTATATGGGCTACGGCTTCCATGAGGACGGGCTTTCCGCCGGCCTCGCCGTTGCCGAGGCGCTCGGCGGCCACCGCCGCCCCTGGACCCTCCTCGACCTCTCCCCCGCCGGCCGCAACGCAAGGCCCGACCCGAGGGAGCGGGAGGTCGTGGGCTGA